A segment of the Nostoc sp. TCL26-01 genome:
GCACAGGTAATTGATAGTAATCATGATTTCCGGGTACAGGTAAAATCGGTAGCTTAAACACCATTTTGTCGTAAGCTATCTTTTGACCTTCCTTTCCTCCCACCAGAAACTCACGATAGGGGTCAATGAAATTTTGCTGGTAGTATTCACTCGAACCCACCAGATAAATTACATCACCTGTATGCAGCATAAAACGGCATTCATGATGATGAGGCAACATTAGTTCAGCTACTTGACGTTGGGGATTATGTCCTTTGTGTCTTCCAGAACCACTATCACCCACGACTAAAAACGAAAATTCCTCATCATCTGCTTGCCCATCTTCTAGTTCTAAACGGGTTTGGTCAATCTGCCGTGCTATAATCAACGGATCTTGCCATCGTACCCGTTGCTCCATCTTGCGAATTTTTTTAGCGATCGCTGGATCAGAAACGAGTTTCAATGCTGTCTACTCCCTAAAACTTAGACCCCTATTCCTTCACTTCAATAATCAAATTCGGCAGTCCCTCTAGCTTTTCTACTGGTTCCTCTTCTGGCACTGAGGGGACGAAAACTTTTAATGCTCCTGGTACACACTTAACTTCTACAGGAGTTGTCCCGACTAATTCACCATCAATGACTACCTTTTGTGGTGGATCAGTGGTAATTTTAAATTGTTTAGCTCGCAGATAGCCGATATCATCACGCTCTGCGGCATTGCCTGAAGATGCGGTTTGGAACAGGTGATAGGTAGCAGCGATCGCTCCAGCTTTGCTATTTGGTGCGACAATGGTTAAATCTAGCAAGCCATCATCGTAAATAATCCCTGCTGGCCCTTGGGCTAAAACTGAGGTTGGAGGTGCAGCGTTGGCCACTGTCACCGCCGCCGCCGTGGTTTTGATGATTTTGTCTGGGGTTTCGATTTCTACGTCAAAATTTTCTAACTCGCGTAATTCTTGAAAGCCTGCGAGGATATACGCCATGATGCCAAAGCGATTTTTGGCTTCCCTATCTGCTTTTTCGACGGTTTCTGCCTCAAAACCAATCCCTGCTAACAAAATCATCGGTAGCTCATTACAATAAGCTACATCTACATTGCGAGAAAATCCTTGCAAGATAGTGCGACAAGCACCATCAATTGTGTCGGGAATGCCTAAAGCCGTGGCGAAAGCGTTGGCTGTTCCCCGGGAAATAATTCCCAAGGGGATATCAGTACCGGCTACAGCTACAGCCGCAGCTGACAATGTACCATCTCCGCCGGAAGCAATAATTTCATCTACTCCTCGTTCTACAGCTGCCTGTGCTAATTTATCTGCACCGATTTCTGCTGTTGTTAAGTGAATATCGAGATTAATAGCTGGTTCTAAGATGGCTCTAATCTCTGCTAAGTCTACTTCTGGATTACCCTGACCGGCAACTGGGTTAAAAATAAGGCAAGCGGAACGATTCATATGTATGGATGAAGTAATCAGTGGCGATCGTTAACCCACCACATCTATTTTTACCATTTTTTGACGAATATTGCTTCTTTCTTGCGGTAGGTATAGGAGAATTATAGGGTTTCTCGGTTAGAGGAGTTACAGAATCAATGTTTTCAACGCAGCGAAAAGTTCTGGAGGAGGGTTTCCCTCCGTAGGAAACTTTTCAAGACAGAGGGACGCGGAGGAAAACGCTGAGGAACGCGGAGGTTTTCTAGAAACAGACGTTGCATTGTAACGTCTCTACATAATTTATGTGTATCATGATTGACGTGAAATGGTATGAGGCTAGAGGCTAGAAATTAAAAGCTGTATGACTAGTATTTGATTATTAAAAAAATTCAGTACAAGTCAATGAACTTCTTACCCATTACCTATTACCCTTTTGACTTTTGCTATCCAATCTTGATATAAATCGAAAATTGCTGAATAGGAAAGTTTATTCTCGGCTGTTAATTCAAACAATGAAGGTAAAAAGAATCGCGGCCAGATTGGGTGGAGAAACTTACTTAAGCTATTTCTCAATAACAATTCTAGAAATAATTTCCTAGAAGTAGGTACACCATAATTACTCAGTTCTACTAAAGCATGAGCATCTGCTTGGCGACGTATGGTAAATTGTGCTAGGGCTAGGGCTAAATTATCGTGATATTCATCAAGAATTTGCTGAAAAATCAGTACATCTTCCAGTGCTGCATTACAACCTTGTCCTAATGATGGTGAGACAGCGTGGGCTGCATCACCCATTAGTAATACACTATCATTTTGGTGGTAGCGATCGCAGCGTATTGTTAATACTCTAGCAGCAGTTCTCTTGGCAAATTCTTCTGCTTCTGCATCTGGCATAATTTGCCCAATTTCCGGAAAATTATGCTGAAAATAATCGCGTACGGCTGCTTGTGTAGTTAGTTCTGTAATGGAGTTTTTATCATGAGGAAATAGGACAACACCACTCATGCTTGCGTCTAGTTGATAGACTAATAAAATCGTTGTGCCGTCATCTTGTCGCCAAGAGTGAACTTTACCTTTTTGCCATCCTAGTTGTGGATTTGGGGTTGGTAAGAAAATAGATTTGTAGTCATTGGGCGTATACTGTTGTTCACACTCAAAGTTGTCTGTATTGAAAAAACTCTCTCTAACTACTGAACGTGAACCATCTGCGCCAATTAGCAAGTCATAATTAAAGTCTACTTCTGTGGCTGAATCAGGGGTTTTAAATGTTATCTGTTGATTGACGAAATCAACTTTTGTACATTGATAATTAAAGTAAATATTAACTCGGTTTTCGGCAAATTTTCTGGTTAACTCGGTTAATAAAGTAATTACTAAATTTGTGCGGTCTAGACTCCACAAAGGATATTTTCTATTAATAACACGTACTTTACCATTACTTTCGTGGAAAACCCCTCCCTTTACTACCAAACTAATCGCTTTTACTGCTGCTTCTAACCCTGATATTTGTCGCAAAGCAGACATTCCTCTTTCACTCAGAGTAATCGGAAATGTTCGGGTTTTAGCAAAGGCAATAATTCGGGGATCACTACGAAAATCAAAAATATCAACTTGATATTTATCCTCACGCTGTAACAAATAATGTGCTAGTAATACTCCACAAGGCCCAGCACCAACGATCGCTACTTTTTTGACCATGATTACTCTACTCAAAAATCTCGCACAGTGATCATCACATAATGTTCATCGGATCTACATCTATCGTTAAGCTCACACTGTCAGCACAGAGTAAGCGCACTTCGTCCCAGTCAGGTAGTTGTGGCAAAGCATCGGCAGCAAACTTGAGCAATATCTGCCAGCGATAACGGTTAGCTACGCGCATGACACCAGCTGGTGCTGGGCCTAGTATTTCCAATTCTGGGATGGCGTTTAACACGGTGGCGATCGCTTGTGCGGTATTCTGTACTTGGATAGGATCAAGGCTACTCAAGCGCAGTAAAATTAATCTGCCGTAAGGCGGGTAATTCAGTACTTGTCTCTGTGCTAACTCAGCTTGGACAAAAGATTGATAGTCATGCTGTCTGACTGCGGCAATTACTGGATGTTCTGGTGTGTAAGTTTGCACAATCACTCTACCTGGATCTTCTCCTCTTCCAGCCCTTCCTGCCACTTGCGTCAGAGTTTGAAATGCGCGTTCATTGGCGCGATAATCTGATAAATGCAGCAATCCATCAGCTGCGACGACACCGACTAATGTCACCTGTGGTAAATCTAGACCTTTGGTTAACATTTGTGTCCCCACTAATAAATTTGCATCTCCATTGGCAAACTGAGTCAGGAGAGTACGATGTGCGCCTTTGTTGCGGGTAGTATCGCTATCAAAGCGGATATATTCTAACCCTGGAAATTGTCGAGTTAATTCTTGGGCAACTCGCTGAGTTCCACTACCAAAAAATTTCAGGTAAGGTGAACTACATTCTGGACAATGTTGGGGATGCGATCGCACATAATTACAGTAATGACAACGCAACAATTGCGGCGCACCCGTTTCTGTTTGGTGATAAGCCAGCGATACATCACAATGGGGACACTCCAACACATAGCCACAACTGCGACAAGACACAAAGGTGCTATGTCCCCGGCGGTGAATAAATAAAATCCCCTTTTGTTTTGTCTGTTGTAGTTGTTGTAAAGCTTCCTGTAACGACCGACTAAATATAGAACGATTTCCCTGTTGCAACTCCAATCGCATATCCACAACTTCTACCGGAGGTAGAGGGCGGGAATTGATGCGTTCGGGGAGGGGGGAGTAGTGACTGGGGACTGGGGAACTCGGGGCCCCCTCTGGGGATAAGGGGCAATGGGGACTGGGGACTGGGGACTGAGGAGTAAAGAATTGTCTTACCTCCCTCTGCTCCTCTGCTCCCCTGCTCCCCTGCTCCCCTGCTCCCATGCTCACCCAACTTTCCAACGACGGTGTAGCCGAACCCAATACCAAGGGACAGTTTTCTAGTTCAGCTCGCCATTGGGCGACGGTGCGGGCGTTGTAGGTGGGGATGGGGGAGTCTTGTTTGAAACTAGAGTCGTGTTCTTCGTCAAGGATGATTAAGCCTAAGTTGGGTAAGGGTGCGAAGATGGCGCTGCGTGTACCGATAACGATTTGGGGTTCGCCTGTGAGCATTTGTCGCCAGGTGTCGTAACGTTCGCCGTCGGAGAGGGCGCTATGATAAACGCTGATTTTACTCCCAAAGCGGGCGCGGAAGCGATCTGTGAGTTGGGGTGTGAGGCCGATTTCGGGGACTAAAACTAAGGCTGATTTACCTTGCTTGATTAAGGGAGCGATCGCTTGTAAATATACTTCTGTTTTCCCGGAACCTGTTACCCCATGCAACAATACTTGAGCAAATCTATCTAGATTTTGGATGGTTGTTAAGGCATTTGTTTGGGCAATATTTAATAACTTTGGTTTGTCTGCGTCTAATATTTGTCCCTGTTCTGTGCGTAATATTTCTCGTTCTTCAATAGCAATGTAACCCTTTTGTTCCATCGACTTGAGGATAGAAGAACTAGCACTACAAATCTGCAATAATTCACTCTGCCACAACTCACCCCCACGTCTACGCAGAACTTCCCAAATCTCCCTTTGGCGGTTCGTTAAATCTCGATCAATTGTGTCAATTAATATCACTGCTTTTTGCAGTTTTGGACGAGTGGTTTGGGGAGGTTCTAAGTAGCTTTCTACTAAACCAATTCGCAATAACTCCCGTACACCTCGGTAAGTTGCTTTGACTTTTTGTTGTAAATAAGCAAAACTATAATCCCCTATGGCTTGGGCTTGTAATAGTTTGAGAATTTGTTGGGCTGGGGGACTTAAAAAATTAGTGTCAGCTAATATTTGGGTATCTTTTTGTCTTTTAATTAAACGGATACGCCGTTGCGATCGCCCTAATAATCCTGGTGGTAAGGCTACACGAATTACTTGCATTAAAGGCGTGTAATAATATGTGGCAACTCGATTTAATAATTCCCAATAACTACTAGCAAAAAATCCTGATGTGACTACATCCTCTACTTCCCGGATTTTCTCTGGCGCTATGTCTATGTTGGGTGCTGCTAATAAACGAATAGCGATCGCTCCTAGTTGTTGAGTCCCAAAAGGTACACTTAATATATCTCCTGGTTTAATTGCTAACTGAGTTGGTACTCGGTAGGTAAATAGTCCACAATTACCGGGAACATCCACTAATACTTCAACATAGTGATGCACATTTGTCGTGGTTCGGTAAAATTCCTGAGCTTCATTCACCATGAAATCGAGCGTACCCATGTCATTAATATACATAGTTCTTGATTTTTAAAGATAAATATGCCTATTTCTCTAAACGATGGCTATAAATTTGACTTAGCTGGCTGTCTTTCAATTTTTCTCTCGCTAGATTTAAATTGTATTTCCCAATACCTTTATCACCCATAATACTTGATAAGTTTCCTCTTATGTAATCTACTAGACAAATTTATGCCAACCATACGTGCAATAAATATTTGAAGTACACTATAAAAAATAAAACTAATCCCTTCTCTATTGATGAAATAGTTTGTTCATCTACTAAATAGGGAATAGCGGTTTTCCCCCTATTGATAGATACTCAATTGATTATGTATGTGAGATGCTTTTATACAAACAATTTTATGAAAATTTAAACTGTTCAATTTTTCCCACTCGGAAAAGTATCATCCAACAAATAATATGATTGCTGTAATAACTCTCAACCGATAAAGTAGAGAAAGTTTATAAAAGTATATAAATATTAAAATCATAGGGAGATTTACGTGTATTTTTTCTGGTTGTTAAGTTTGAGAAAGGTTGAGGGGGTTTGACAAATTCAAGGATTAATAAAAAAATAAGCAACATATCTGTGGAAAACTGGGAAAATAAAATTTGGGTGCAACATTAAATATTGGGTAGAAGTTTATCTAGTATCAACCCCTAACCAAGGGCTAAAAGTTGATAGGAGCTTGGTAAAAGTAATTAACATAAACCTGTATTTTTCTACAAAGTAGGTGCATTTTTATATAGGTAAACTACAAAATGCTCAGTAGTCAATAGCTGTCATTAAATTATGTACCAAACAAAGCAACAATCCCTCAAGGAAACTATGAACATTGCTGAATTGGGAACAATGGAAATATTGGAGAATATTCCAGAACTGGAAGAACAACCACTTGATCATTTGGAATTAGTGCTAGAAGAAACCCCAATTGCCGAAAATTTGGACTCAGAAGAACGCGATGGGGATGAAATGGCAGCTGCTCGACCTTCAGGGTACAACAAAACCGAGCATGATGATGCAGTAGGTGCGTTTTTTAAAGAAATGGCACGCTACCCACTGCTAAAACCAGATGAAGAAGTAGAGTTAGCCAGAAGAGTCAAATTTATAGAAGAATATAAAGATGCCCAAGCGGCTTTGCAATTAGAATTAGGGCAGTTACCAACTAAAGCACAAATAGCAGCTCAATTTGAGGCCACAGAAAAACAACTAGAAACCCGTTTATACCAAGGGCGAGTGGCTAAACGCAAAATGATTCGCTCGAATTTGCGGCTAGTTGTCTCCATTGCCAAACGCTATCTAAATCGGGGAGTTCCTTTCCTAGATTTGATTCAAGAAGGCGCAATGGGATTAAATCGGGCAACAGAAAAATTTGATCCCGATAAAGGATATAAGTTCTCAACCTATGCTTACTGGTGGATTAGACAAGCGATTACTAGAGCGATCGCTAACGATGCCAGAACTATCCGTCTACCCATCCACATTGTTGAAAAACTTAACAAACTCAAAAAAGCCCAACGAGAACTCAAACAAAAATTTAGCCGCAACCCCACCGAAGCCGAAATGGCAGAAGCGTTGGAAGTTAGCGTTCCCCAACTACGTCAACTCCAACAACTCCGGCGACAAGCACTGTCTCTCAACCACCGTGTCGGGAAAGAAGAAGACACCGAACTGATGGATTTGTTGGAAGATGAAGACAACCTGTCTCCAGAAGCAAAAATGAACGAAAACATGATGCGTCAGGAGATATGGGAAGTTTTAGGTGATGTTCTCACTCCCAGAGAAAAAGACGTAATTTCTCTCCGCTACGGTTTAACCACCAGCGAACCATGTACCCTGGAGGAAGTCGGCAATATGTTCAACTTATCCCGCGAACGAGTCCGACAAATTCAAAGCAAAGCCATGCGAAAATTACGCCGTCCCCACATAGCCAAACGCCTCAAAGGTTGGTTGATATAGAAGTAATTCGTAATTACTGTCCTACAAGCGCCATGCTGTATTTGAGGCTAGCACCAACACCATTTCCCGAAAAACATGACGCAGATGCAAATCCTGAAACCTATACCAACTCTCACTTTCTTAATTTTGCGGAAAGTTGCGTGCGCGGGTTTCCCGCGTTGAGCAAACTTTTCAAGACGAATTTTGAATTGGTATAACACCACAAACCTGACCACATTTATTGAACCACCATTTAGTTAACTAAATTGAGCAAAATTAATTTCCACCATATTTTTACTTTGCTCTATGCCCCATACCTAAACTTAAAGAGTGTATTTTTGTTTAGCTATAGGACTAGTGTTTCATTTTTATTGCCATAGCCAACACCTACCCATTCCCTATTCCCTATTCCCTATTCCCTATTCACTTCTTACCTATAAACTATTGACTGTAGACTATAGACTATTGGCTCATGACTGTAGGTAATGATTTGATTGTGCGTTTTGCCGAACCATCCGATAGCCAAACACTATTTGACTTAATTAAGGGACTAGCGGAATACGAAAAACTATCTCATGCTGTCACTGGTAACGTTCTGGCATTGCAAGAGCA
Coding sequences within it:
- a CDS encoding YegS/Rv2252/BmrU family lipid kinase; amino-acid sequence: MNRSACLIFNPVAGQGNPEVDLAEIRAILEPAINLDIHLTTAEIGADKLAQAAVERGVDEIIASGGDGTLSAAAVAVAGTDIPLGIISRGTANAFATALGIPDTIDGACRTILQGFSRNVDVAYCNELPMILLAGIGFEAETVEKADREAKNRFGIMAYILAGFQELRELENFDVEIETPDKIIKTTAAAVTVANAAPPTSVLAQGPAGIIYDDGLLDLTIVAPNSKAGAIAATYHLFQTASSGNAAERDDIGYLRAKQFKITTDPPQKVVIDGELVGTTPVEVKCVPGALKVFVPSVPEEEPVEKLEGLPNLIIEVKE
- a CDS encoding RpoD/SigA family RNA polymerase sigma factor codes for the protein MYQTKQQSLKETMNIAELGTMEILENIPELEEQPLDHLELVLEETPIAENLDSEERDGDEMAAARPSGYNKTEHDDAVGAFFKEMARYPLLKPDEEVELARRVKFIEEYKDAQAALQLELGQLPTKAQIAAQFEATEKQLETRLYQGRVAKRKMIRSNLRLVVSIAKRYLNRGVPFLDLIQEGAMGLNRATEKFDPDKGYKFSTYAYWWIRQAITRAIANDARTIRLPIHIVEKLNKLKKAQRELKQKFSRNPTEAEMAEALEVSVPQLRQLQQLRRQALSLNHRVGKEEDTELMDLLEDEDNLSPEAKMNENMMRQEIWEVLGDVLTPREKDVISLRYGLTTSEPCTLEEVGNMFNLSRERVRQIQSKAMRKLRRPHIAKRLKGWLI
- the priA gene encoding primosomal protein N'; the encoded protein is MYINDMGTLDFMVNEAQEFYRTTTNVHHYVEVLVDVPGNCGLFTYRVPTQLAIKPGDILSVPFGTQQLGAIAIRLLAAPNIDIAPEKIREVEDVVTSGFFASSYWELLNRVATYYYTPLMQVIRVALPPGLLGRSQRRIRLIKRQKDTQILADTNFLSPPAQQILKLLQAQAIGDYSFAYLQQKVKATYRGVRELLRIGLVESYLEPPQTTRPKLQKAVILIDTIDRDLTNRQREIWEVLRRRGGELWQSELLQICSASSSILKSMEQKGYIAIEEREILRTEQGQILDADKPKLLNIAQTNALTTIQNLDRFAQVLLHGVTGSGKTEVYLQAIAPLIKQGKSALVLVPEIGLTPQLTDRFRARFGSKISVYHSALSDGERYDTWRQMLTGEPQIVIGTRSAIFAPLPNLGLIILDEEHDSSFKQDSPIPTYNARTVAQWRAELENCPLVLGSATPSLESWVSMGAGEQGSRGAEEQREVRQFFTPQSPVPSPHCPLSPEGAPSSPVPSHYSPLPERINSRPLPPVEVVDMRLELQQGNRSIFSRSLQEALQQLQQTKQKGILFIHRRGHSTFVSCRSCGYVLECPHCDVSLAYHQTETGAPQLLRCHYCNYVRSHPQHCPECSSPYLKFFGSGTQRVAQELTRQFPGLEYIRFDSDTTRNKGAHRTLLTQFANGDANLLVGTQMLTKGLDLPQVTLVGVVAADGLLHLSDYRANERAFQTLTQVAGRAGRGEDPGRVIVQTYTPEHPVIAAVRQHDYQSFVQAELAQRQVLNYPPYGRLILLRLSSLDPIQVQNTAQAIATVLNAIPELEILGPAPAGVMRVANRYRWQILLKFAADALPQLPDWDEVRLLCADSVSLTIDVDPMNIM
- a CDS encoding NAD(P)/FAD-dependent oxidoreductase, which codes for MVKKVAIVGAGPCGVLLAHYLLQREDKYQVDIFDFRSDPRIIAFAKTRTFPITLSERGMSALRQISGLEAAVKAISLVVKGGVFHESNGKVRVINRKYPLWSLDRTNLVITLLTELTRKFAENRVNIYFNYQCTKVDFVNQQITFKTPDSATEVDFNYDLLIGADGSRSVVRESFFNTDNFECEQQYTPNDYKSIFLPTPNPQLGWQKGKVHSWRQDDGTTILLVYQLDASMSGVVLFPHDKNSITELTTQAAVRDYFQHNFPEIGQIMPDAEAEEFAKRTAARVLTIRCDRYHQNDSVLLMGDAAHAVSPSLGQGCNAALEDVLIFQQILDEYHDNLALALAQFTIRRQADAHALVELSNYGVPTSRKLFLELLLRNSLSKFLHPIWPRFFLPSLFELTAENKLSYSAIFDLYQDWIAKVKRVIGNG